From a single Solanum dulcamara chromosome 4, daSolDulc1.2, whole genome shotgun sequence genomic region:
- the LOC129884595 gene encoding chemocyanin-like: MFGVNKVTIVALIMVLCILLQFNISNAATFPAGDANGWGFGMNGWPNGKTFTAGDVIEFKYQVGLHNVVKVSQDQYDSCKYTGGQVFNSGDDKITLEKGTSYFICTIGPHCSNGVKAAITAN, from the exons ATGTTTGGAGTAAACAAAGTCACAATTGTTGCCCTTATTATGGTGTTATGCATTTTACTTCAATTCAACATTTCAAATGCAGCTACATTTCCTGCTGGTGATGCTAATGGTTGGGGTTTTGGTATGAATGGATGGCCTAATGGCAAGACTTTCACGGCTGGCGATGTTATTG aATTTAAATATCAAGTTGGACTGCACAATGTGGTAAAAGTGAGTCAGGACCAATATGACTCTTGCAAATATACTGGAGGACAAGTTTTTAATTCAGGAGACGACAAAATAACACTTGAAAAGGGGACATCATATTTCATTTGTACCATCGGACCACATTGTTCTAATGGTGTTAAGGCTGCTATTACAGctaattag
- the LOC129888007 gene encoding basic blue protein-like: protein MSGKLEGCAIFFVILMMLFITSTIKITIASTTYNVGDSDGWTLGVSNWPNGKNFKAGDVLVFNYPKSVHNVVIVNKADYDNCKPSGKIFNSGNDKVTLRKGTTYFICGIAGHCDGGQKIAITAN, encoded by the exons ATGTCAGGGAAATTAGAAGGATgtgcaattttttttgttatattgatgatgttgtttatTACTAGTACTATTAAAATAACTATTGCATCAACAACTTATAATGTTGGAGATAGTGATGGTTGGACATTGGGTGTTAGCAATTGGCCTAATGGCAAGAATTTCAAAGCTGGTGATGTGCTTG taTTCAATTATCCTAAAAGTGTTCATAACGTGGTGATAGTGAACAAGGCGGATTATGACAATTGTAAACCTTCtggaaaaatatttaattctgGAAATGATAAAGTAACCCTTAGAAAGGGGACAACCTATTTCATTTGTGGTATTGCTGGTCATTGTGATGGTGGTCAAAAGATTGCAATTActgcaaattaa
- the LOC129884916 gene encoding chemocyanin-like gives MFGVNKVTIVAFTMMLCILLQTNISKADTFLAGDANGWGFKMNGWPNGKTFNTGDVIEFKYPVGVHNVVKVDKAGFDSCNGVEGELFNSGDDKITLTQGTSYFICTIGPHCANGVKAVVTAN, from the exons ATGTTTGGAGTAAACAAAGTCACAATTGTTGCCTTTACTATGATGCTTTGCATCTTGCTTCAAACCAACATTTCAAAAGCAGATACATTTCTTGCTGGTGATGCTAATGGTTGGGGTTTCAAGATGAATGGCTGGCCTAATGGCAAGACTTTCAACACAGGCGATGTTATTG aatTTAAATATCCAGTTGGAGTGCACAATGTAGTAAAGGTGGACAAAGCAGGGTTCGACTCTTGCAATGGTGTTGAAGGAGAACTTTTCAATTCCGGAGACGATAAAATAACTCTTACACAAGGGACATCATACTTCATTTGTACTATCGGACCACATTGTGCTAATGGTGTCAAGGCTGTTGTTACCGCTAATTAA